The Hyalangium minutum DNA segment CATCGGCATGGGCGTGGGACTGGCCGCCGCCATTGGCGCCATCATCGTCTTCCCCAAGGAGGGTCCTCCGGCCGAGGGCGAGGTGCGCTTGACGCTCGCCCCGCGCGGGACCGGTGCGGGTGTGGAGGTGAGCTTCTAATGCGTGCGTTCGGAATCCTGAGTGTGTCCACCCTCCTGCTCGCGGGCTGCAGCCTCACCACTGCGGGCGGGCTGAGCGAGTGCGAGACCAGCGCCGACTGTGGCGTCGAGCAGGTCTGCACCCAGAACTTCTGCCTGCCGCAGCCCGCGGGCTGCGGCACGATCTACGGCGATACCACCGACCCGAACGCCGTGCAGATAGGCGCGGTGCTGCCCCTGAGCTTGAGCGCGACCGATCCGTCAGCCGGCCAGGACACGTCCGAGGTGCAAGGGCTCAACGCCATCCGGCTCGCGCTGGACGAGCTCAACGAGCCCGGCCGCAACAGCCGGAAGATCACCCTTCACATGTGCGACACCGCCTTCGATGCCATGCGCACGGCGGACCAGACCCGGTGGCTCGTCAATGAGAAGAAGATCGTCGCGCTGCTGACGGCGGGCAGCAGCCAGACACTGGCGGCCGCGGCCGTCACCCTGCCTGCGGGCGTGCTCACCATGAGCTCCAGCGCGACCTCGCCCGAGCTCACCTCGAAGGAGGACAACACCAAGGTGGGCCTGCTGTGGCGCACCGCTCCCTCGGACGCCATCCAGGGCCGTGTCATCGCCAACCTGCTGCTCAACGATGCGCGCTTCAACAGCGTGCAGAAGATCGGCCTGCTCTACCTGGACAAGGACTCCTACGGCCTGGGCCTCTTCGAGGTCATCACCGAGCGGCTGCGCGGCTCGAGCAAGAACGTCAGGCCCGTGCCCTACCTGCGCAAGGACGAGAACTCGATGCTCAACGCGGTGCTCCAGCTGGATCCGTTCGATCCGGACATCACCGTGGTGGTGGGCTTCGAGGATGACGCGACGTTCCTCGTGAAGCGCGGGCTGAGCACCACCAACCTGAAGACGGGCGCGGGCCACCGGTGGTTCTTCTCGGACAGCGCCAAGGACGCGGCGCTGCTGGACGACAAGGAGCCGGACGTGCGCACCGAAGTCCAGGGGGCCAACGGCACCGCGCCGGCCCAGGGCGCGGGCCAGGCGTTCAACTCCTTCCAGCTGCGCTTCATCCAGAAGTACGGCCCGGATCCGCGCAACTTCTCCTTCACCTCGCACGCCTATGACTCGATGTACCTGCTGGGGCTCGGAGTGGCCTACAGCCAGGCCTCCTCGGGCGCGGTGACGGGCGCGAAGATGGCGGAGGGGCTCACCAAGGTCTCCAGCGGCTCCAATCCGCCCATCGAGCTGACGCCCACCAACTTCGGCAAGGCCGCGAGCGAGCTGGCCGCCGGCCGCAGCGTGGACGTGGAGGGCGCCAGCGGCAGCCTCCAGTTCGACGCTGCGGGCGAGGCGCCCTCCCCCATCGAGCTGTGGAAGGTGGAGGGCAGCAACTTCGTGGCGGTGGAGAACATCCCTCCGCCGTCTCCGTAGCGGCGGGCGCTACCGCGAGAGCACCCGGACGAGCGGCACCAGCGCGGTGGCGAACGCGTCCGGCGGCGGCAGCAGGGACAGCACCAGCCCTGCGCCGCCGATGAAGTCGTAGAAGTAACCCGGCTGCACCAGCACGCCTGCGTCCAGGAGCTCCAGGCACGTGGCCTCCTCGCCGGGCTCCATGGGGATGCGCAGCACCGCGTTCCAGCCTCCATGCGCGGGGATGACATCCCACGTGGCGTTCGCGGGCCGCGCGGCCAGCAGCCGCTGCCGGTTCTCCTTCACCCGCTCCAGCACCGCGGCCTGGAAGCGCGGCGCCTGCGCCAGCAGCGTGGGCAGGGCTTGCTGCACCGGCGTATTCACCGAGAGGAAGGTGTCCGCGATCAGCTCCAGCCGCGCCAGGGCCTCGTCCCGCTCGGCCATGGGGCCGCCCACGTGCATCCAGCCCAGCTTGAGCCCCGGCTGCCCCGACACCTTGGAGAGCCCCGAGAGCGAGAAGGTGAGCACGGGCAGCGAGCGCCCCACCACCGTCGTCACCCGACCGGGCTCCGTGTCCCACGCAAAGTCGGAGAAGACCTCGTCGCAGATCAGCGCCATGTCCGTCTCGGCGCACAGCTCCGCCAGCGCGGCCAGCTCGCCCTCGTGGAGGTAGTGGCCCGTGGGGTTGCCCGGGTTCACCACCAGCACCGCGCGGCTGCGCAAGTCCCGGGTGGCGGCCACCGTGTCCACGTCCAGCCCGAAGCCGTGGGCACGCGGCAGGCGGTAGGGCTTCAGCTCCACGCCCTCCAACTGCGTGAGGAACTGGAACAGCGGGTAGCTGGGTGCCGGGACGAGCACGTTGTCCCCTGGGTCACACAGCAGCTTGAAGAGCCAGGAGTAGGCCTCGCTGGTGCTCGCGGACAGCACCACGTGCTCGGGGGAGACCTTCGCCCCCCGGGAGGACAGGTGCGCCGCCACCGCCTGCCGCGCCGGGAGCAGGCCCGTGGACTCCGGCTCGTAGGAGTAGGCCTCTGGCGTGGCCAGCAGCCCTGGCTCTGGCCGGGGCAGTCCCACCCGTGTGGGGTTGGACTCGGTGAGATCGATCACCGGCTGCCCCTGGGCCCGGCGCTTCGCCAGGGCCTTGGCCAGGGAGTTCAACGTCCGCGAGAACAGAGTTCGGGAAGAGAAGCTGCTCACAAACCCGTTTGTAGCATGGCGCTGGCCACTCTGCGGATCAGCTCGCGACGAATCTCCGTGCGGCAGTAGTCCACCGCCTGATCCGGAGGCCTCGGCTGCCCGGACTTGCGCGTGCGGATCGCGGTCCGGATGACGAGTTCGATCTTCGAGGGCTCGATCTGGAACAGCCGGGGACCCTCGTTCTTGAGGAAGTAGGTCAGGCCGCGCGTATCGAGGAGCTTCTGGAAGTAGCGCCTGACGTCTGCCAGGAGCGTGAGGTCGATAATGTCCGCCATTCGCGATCGGGGTTCTCGCGCAGATCAAAACACGCGTCCATTTCGCGGACACAACTCCCGAAAACTTGCGCGGCCTGTAGCACTTCGAACGCGGCGGAGGCCGATTTACCGGCCTCGCGCGCGATGAGGGAGAAGCGGACGCAGGGCCTCGCGGAACGCGGTGTGACGACGGCGTGCATCGCGGTGGAAAGAAACTGGACCGAGCACTTGAACTCCGTGTCGCTCTTCCAGCAGCAGGCGGTTGTCGCGCTCCGAAGGATCACGCGAAGGGGTGCTCCGGCTCAGCAGCACGGCGCGCACGGGGATGCCTCGCTCGGCCAGGGCTCGCAGCGACAGGGCTGTATGATTGAGGGTGCCCAGCCCCGCCCGCGCCACCAGCAGCACAGGGAGCCGTAGGACGCTGATCAGGTCGATGATGTCCCGCTTCGAGTCGAGCGGGACGAAGAGGCCGCCAGCGCCCTCGACCACCACGGGACCGTGCCGGAGCTTCTCCCACGCGGCGAGCGTGACGTCCCAGTCCGGCTCCTGCCCCAGGCGTCGAGCGGCCACTCCGGGGGCCAGAGGCGCACGGAAGCGGTGGGGACACAGCAGGTTCACGGGCAGCTCGCTCTGGGCCGCCGCGCGCATCGCGAGCGTGTCGGCGGGAGCGGAGAGGGGCTTGCACCCGCTCTCGTAGGGCTTGAAGCCCTGGGGCTGCAGCCCAGCGTCCACGAGCAGGGACAGCAGCGCGCACGAGGCCTGCGTCTTGCCAACGCCGGTGTCCGTGCCGGTGACGAAGATCTGGAAGGACCCGGGCACGCGCTCGGCGAACGGGTCCTCGGGAATGGGCTCCGGGGTTCTATCCGCCACGGTGGACTCCGAGCTGGCGCAGCACCTCCAGCGCGAGATCGAGATGGCCTTCGGTGTGGGCCGCCGAGAGGCAGAAGCGCAAGCGGCTGGTGCCCTCGGGGACGGTGGGCGGGCGGATGGCCTTCACCAGCAGGCCCTTCTCCCGGCAGCGGCGCGCGGCGTCGATGGCGGCATCCGGCTCGCCGATGATGACGGGGAAGATGGCGCTGCGCTGCTCGGCGGGGAGCCCCAGCTCGCGCAAGCCCTTGGCGAAGCGGCGGATGTTGCGCCACAGCTTCGCGCGCAGGGTGTCGTCCTTCTCCACCTCCTCCACCGCGGCCTCAGCGGCGGCACAGAGGGCCGCGGGCAGCGAGGTAGAGAACACGAAGGGGCGCGCACGGTTGAGCAGCAGGTCGGCCACGGCGCGAGAAGTGGCGACGTACCCACCCAGGCACCCGAGCGCCTTGCTCAGCGTGCCCACGCGCAGGTCCACCTCTGCCTCGATGCCCAGTTCCTCACACAGCCCAGCACCCCGGACGCCCAGGACACCCGTAGCGTGGGCTTCATCCACCATCAGTGCAGCTCCGTGCTCCCGGCAAGCCGCGAGGATCTCGCGCAGTGGAGCCACGTCGCCATCCATCGAGAACACGGTGTCAGTGACGACGAGCTTGCGGCGCGCGGGGGTCTCCGCGAGGGCGCGGGCGAGCGCCTCGGCATCCGCGTGCGGATAGACGACGGTGCGCGCGCGGGACAGGCGGCAGCCATCCACGAGCGAGGCGTGGTTGAGCGCATCGGAGAACACGGCATCCCCCGAGCCCACGAGCGCGGGGATGGTGCCGGTGTTGGCAGCGAAGCCCGTGTTGAAGAGGAGGACGGCCTCGGAGCGCTCGAAGGCGGCGAGCCGGGCCTCCAGGCGCTGGTGCGCGGTGCTGTCTCCTACCACGACGCGGCTGGCGCCCGTGCCCACGCCCTGACGCTCCAGGGCCGCGATGGCTGCGGCGCGCAAGGTAGGCGAGGTCGCCAGCCCCAGGTAGTCATTCGAAGAGAAGTTGATCAGCGTCTCCCCGCCCACGCGCACCAAGGCGCCCTGGGGAGACTCCAGGGGCTCCAGGAAGCGGCGCAGGCCTCGGCCGGCGAGGGCCTCCAGGTCCTCCCGGGCCCATGCCGAGGCAATCCCAGCGCTCATACGGCTAGCGCGACATGTCCGGCTCGAGCGGCCGGATGCCCGCCTTCTCCAGCAGGGCCATGTCCTGGGTGTACTCGGGGTTGCCCGTGGTCAGCAGCTTCTCGCCGAAGAAGAGCGAGTTGGCGCCCGCCAGCATGCACAGCAGCTGCGCCTCCTCGTTCATCTGCATGCGGCCGGCCGACAGGCGCACCATGGACAGCGGCATCAGAATGCGCGCCGTGGCAATGGTGCGCACCATCTCCACCGTCTCCACGCGCTTCTGCTCCGACAGCGGCGTGCCCTCCACCGCCACCAGCGCGTTGATGGGCACGGACTCGGGGTGGACCTCCTGGTTCGCCAGCGTCAGCAGCAGCTTGCACCGGTCATCCACGGACTCGCCCAGGCCGATGATGCCGCCTGAGCACACGGAGATGCCCGCCTGCCGCACGCGATCCAGGGTGCGCAGCCGATCCTCATAGGTGCGCGTGGAGATGATGTCGCCGTAGTGCTCGGCCGAAGTGTCCAGGTTGTGGTTGTAGGCGGACAGGCCCGCCTCGCGCAGCCGCTGGGCCTGGCTCTCGGTGAGCATGCCCAACGTGGCGCACGCCTCCATGCCCAGCCGCCGCACGCCCTTCACCATCTCCAGCACGCTGTCGAACTGCGGGCCGTCCTTCACCTCGCGCCATGCGGCGCCCATGCAGAAGCGGGTGGCCCCGGCGGACCGGGCGCGCTGGGCAGCCTCCAGCACCTCCCCCACCGCCATCAGCTTCTCGGCCTTGACGCCCGTCTTGTAGCGAGCCGCCTGCGGGCAGTACGAGCAGTCCTCGGGGCAGCCGCCCGTCTTGATGGACAGCAGCGAGCACAGCTGCACCTTGTTCTCCTGAAACACGGAGCGGTGCACCGTCTGCGCCTTGTGGATCAGCTCCAGGAGCGGCAGCTCGTAGAGAGCGCGGACCTCGGGCAGCGTCCAGTCATGCCGGACGGTGACTCCCGGCGGGGGAGCGGCGAAGTGGGCGTGGCCGTGGAAGGACTCGGCGGCGTCGGACATGGGCTCCTCGGGTGAACGAGGTGCGCAACCTGCGCGGACGCCCGAGCCTTGTCAACGCTCGGGCGCGGGCAGGTTGACAAGTGTCGGTGTTTGTCCGACACACTCAGGCGGGGCGGACTTCCAGGGGGAGCGCCCGCACGCCGCGGACCGTCATGGAGAGGTTCCACTCGAGCGCCTCGGAGCGGCGGGCCAGCGCCGAGCACTGGGGCAGGAGCACCTCCAGGGCCACGCGCCCCTCCATCCGGGCCAGGGCCGCGCCGAGGCAGAAGTGCATGCCGTGGCCGAACGCCATGTTGTGGGGCCCCTTCCGGTCCAGGCTGAAGCGATCACCGTCGGCGCAGTAGCGCTCGTCCCGCAGGCCCGAGGCCAGCAGCAGCGCGAGCACGCTCCCACGAGGCAGGGAGACACCGGCCAGCGTCGTGTCCTCGGTGCACAGGCGCATGGTGCTGTGCACAGGCGGCTCGAAGCGAAGCACCTCCTCGAGGAACGCGGGGATGAGGGCGCGGTCCGCGCGGAGCCGGGCCAAGACGTCCGGGTGCTCGGCGAGAAGCCTTGCGGAGTTCCCGAGCAAGTGCACCGTCGTCTCCAGCCCGGCCACCAGCAGCAGGAACAGGAAGCCCATCAGATCCTTGTCGGTGAGCGCCTCGCCCTCGATGCGAGAGCTCAGCAAGTCACTCACCATGTCGTCGCCTGGGGTCTTCCGGCGGCGCGCGATGACCTCCGAGAGGTACTGCTCCATCTCGTCCACCGTGCGCCGGTACTGCGCCAGCAGCTCGGTGTCTCCCGGCTGGGTGACGCTGACGGCAACGATGTCGTCCGACCACTGCTTGAAGCGGGGGTACAACTCGGGCTCCAGCCCCATCAGGGTGCCGATGACGCTCGCAGGCAGCGGCAGAGCGAAATCCTCAACAAAGTCCACCTGCCGACGGGACAGGACGCGGGTGGTGAGCTCCTCGGCCACGGCGCGGATGCGCGGCTCGAGCCGGGCCAGGGCCGTGGGGCCAAAGGCGCGGTTGATCAGGCCTCGCAGGCGCCCGTGCTGCTTCGGATCATCCATGAAGATGATGGAGGCGGACATGGGGTTGGGGCGTCCGGCCCACGGTGGCTCCGCCGCCAGCCGCAGCCCCGCGGACGAGAAGAGCTTTGGGTTCTTGAGGGCGCCGAGGATGTCCTCATAACGGCTCACGGCCCACAGCCCGCCGGGATCCACCTGGGCCACCGGGGAATCCCGGCGCAGCTCGGCATAGAAAGGGTACGGATTGGCCCGGATCTCGGGCGACATCAGATTGCGTCGTTCAGTCACGGTTCCCCCCAAGGGAAGAATGAGGCTACCGGAAAAGGCGCTGCAATTGCCCGTCGCTGGATTCGTATTCTACATTGTAGTAACCACCCTCCCGCCCAGCGAGCCGAGGTGCGCGTGCCGCAGTCCGATCC contains these protein-coding regions:
- the bioB gene encoding biotin synthase BioB, which encodes MSDAAESFHGHAHFAAPPPGVTVRHDWTLPEVRALYELPLLELIHKAQTVHRSVFQENKVQLCSLLSIKTGGCPEDCSYCPQAARYKTGVKAEKLMAVGEVLEAAQRARSAGATRFCMGAAWREVKDGPQFDSVLEMVKGVRRLGMEACATLGMLTESQAQRLREAGLSAYNHNLDTSAEHYGDIISTRTYEDRLRTLDRVRQAGISVCSGGIIGLGESVDDRCKLLLTLANQEVHPESVPINALVAVEGTPLSEQKRVETVEMVRTIATARILMPLSMVRLSAGRMQMNEEAQLLCMLAGANSLFFGEKLLTTGNPEYTQDMALLEKAGIRPLEPDMSR
- the bioD gene encoding dethiobiotin synthase, with the translated sequence MPGSFQIFVTGTDTGVGKTQASCALLSLLVDAGLQPQGFKPYESGCKPLSAPADTLAMRAAAQSELPVNLLCPHRFRAPLAPGVAARRLGQEPDWDVTLAAWEKLRHGPVVVEGAGGLFVPLDSKRDIIDLISVLRLPVLLVARAGLGTLNHTALSLRALAERGIPVRAVLLSRSTPSRDPSERDNRLLLEERHGVQVLGPVSFHRDARRRHTAFREALRPLLPHRARGR
- a CDS encoding ABC transporter substrate-binding protein, with product MRAFGILSVSTLLLAGCSLTTAGGLSECETSADCGVEQVCTQNFCLPQPAGCGTIYGDTTDPNAVQIGAVLPLSLSATDPSAGQDTSEVQGLNAIRLALDELNEPGRNSRKITLHMCDTAFDAMRTADQTRWLVNEKKIVALLTAGSSQTLAAAAVTLPAGVLTMSSSATSPELTSKEDNTKVGLLWRTAPSDAIQGRVIANLLLNDARFNSVQKIGLLYLDKDSYGLGLFEVITERLRGSSKNVRPVPYLRKDENSMLNAVLQLDPFDPDITVVVGFEDDATFLVKRGLSTTNLKTGAGHRWFFSDSAKDAALLDDKEPDVRTEVQGANGTAPAQGAGQAFNSFQLRFIQKYGPDPRNFSFTSHAYDSMYLLGLGVAYSQASSGAVTGAKMAEGLTKVSSGSNPPIELTPTNFGKAASELAAGRSVDVEGASGSLQFDAAGEAPSPIELWKVEGSNFVAVENIPPPSP
- a CDS encoding cytochrome P450 translates to MTERRNLMSPEIRANPYPFYAELRRDSPVAQVDPGGLWAVSRYEDILGALKNPKLFSSAGLRLAAEPPWAGRPNPMSASIIFMDDPKQHGRLRGLINRAFGPTALARLEPRIRAVAEELTTRVLSRRQVDFVEDFALPLPASVIGTLMGLEPELYPRFKQWSDDIVAVSVTQPGDTELLAQYRRTVDEMEQYLSEVIARRRKTPGDDMVSDLLSSRIEGEALTDKDLMGFLFLLLVAGLETTVHLLGNSARLLAEHPDVLARLRADRALIPAFLEEVLRFEPPVHSTMRLCTEDTTLAGVSLPRGSVLALLLASGLRDERYCADGDRFSLDRKGPHNMAFGHGMHFCLGAALARMEGRVALEVLLPQCSALARRSEALEWNLSMTVRGVRALPLEVRPA
- a CDS encoding pyridoxal phosphate-dependent aminotransferase, translating into MSSFSSRTLFSRTLNSLAKALAKRRAQGQPVIDLTESNPTRVGLPRPEPGLLATPEAYSYEPESTGLLPARQAVAAHLSSRGAKVSPEHVVLSASTSEAYSWLFKLLCDPGDNVLVPAPSYPLFQFLTQLEGVELKPYRLPRAHGFGLDVDTVAATRDLRSRAVLVVNPGNPTGHYLHEGELAALAELCAETDMALICDEVFSDFAWDTEPGRVTTVVGRSLPVLTFSLSGLSKVSGQPGLKLGWMHVGGPMAERDEALARLELIADTFLSVNTPVQQALPTLLAQAPRFQAAVLERVKENRQRLLAARPANATWDVIPAHGGWNAVLRIPMEPGEEATCLELLDAGVLVQPGYFYDFIGGAGLVLSLLPPPDAFATALVPLVRVLSR
- the bioF gene encoding 8-amino-7-oxononanoate synthase; translation: MSAGIASAWAREDLEALAGRGLRRFLEPLESPQGALVRVGGETLINFSSNDYLGLATSPTLRAAAIAALERQGVGTGASRVVVGDSTAHQRLEARLAAFERSEAVLLFNTGFAANTGTIPALVGSGDAVFSDALNHASLVDGCRLSRARTVVYPHADAEALARALAETPARRKLVVTDTVFSMDGDVAPLREILAACREHGAALMVDEAHATGVLGVRGAGLCEELGIEAEVDLRVGTLSKALGCLGGYVATSRAVADLLLNRARPFVFSTSLPAALCAAAEAAVEEVEKDDTLRAKLWRNIRRFAKGLRELGLPAEQRSAIFPVIIGEPDAAIDAARRCREKGLLVKAIRPPTVPEGTSRLRFCLSAAHTEGHLDLALEVLRQLGVHRGG